The DNA segment AAACAAGGTGACAACAGATACAATACAcgtaaatattaatttaatagcAGTATTTAACATTCATTACAACATACTTATAGCATTAATTGCTGTTTATCgtgaaaaatttcaaaatttcgAAACTTCAAACGAAATCACGAAACAAAAGAACTTCTTGaatgaataataaacaaGATCCGAAAAAAGATCAAAGAATAAAGAGCTAACTGCAAGTTGGTAGATATATTTAGTACCTTACACTTTGCAGACAGCTGTGCTTGTAGAGGTAACGCTGTTTAGGACGTTCCTTAAatgtttcattttcttaACGTTGGCCTATTTTCCTTTTAGTCGCagttaaaaaatttcagaCCTGTTCTCTACTTATATCATTCAATTGCTTTCTTATTTTAACAggtaatttattatattagaaACTAATTCCTATTCTGTTGAAAGTCATACTGTGTGGTTTATCAAGAAACAAGCTGAGTGGAtccatatataaatacaacTTATCTTAAGAGGCATCtgtaaaaaatttatttttttacatatttctttgaatatatagttGATTGTGGAATTGTTTATCACTATTGAGTTATCGTTTAGGTGTAAGTGTAACTTTCAGTTTGAATAATGgatgaaaagaaacaaatgaGCAACAACATATTGAATGATCATCAGAATGCTTCGGCTTCACAATTGTTGCCTCCtaataaattgaatgaGGGTCATAATGTATTTATGACAAATATGAATAGCAAGAGCATAGCAGGTTCACCAAAGAGACAAAGCTCCAATAACAATGTTGTTGGCATAAGCAATGTCGAGGTgttgaatttgaataatgGTGTTGGAGGTGTTAGTAACAGTACAAAAGTTATTGAGAGCTTGCATGAGCAAATCGATGCGATGACAAGTGCAAATGTACAATTGACTCTACAATCTCAAAGTTTGTTAAGTAAGTTAGAAGCTTCGCAATTAAaggaaattaaattacaaGAACAAATTAcatcattgaaaaatgaaaatgaaaacataaatcaaattttaaatagaaAGACAAGAAAGTTGAAAGATTTAGAGACtgaatttaattctttatttgaaGCACATAAAACTTTGAAATCAGAAAATACagaattgaataataattttggtTCAATTAGTAAAAATGAGtcaatattaaaacaaaaatttgaaatggTTGAAAATCAATACAAGACTGTTTGTGATTCTCatgaatattataaagaaaaatatgcATTGGAGATTAAAACTCTGACTACTGAATTAGAAGAAgcaaagaaaaatcaaatcgaattttatgaaaattatcaatatgaACACAAGAATTTATTGGAttctattttcaaattcaataatatgattaaaaatttaaatgacTCTAATAACGAGTTCAATAATTCACTGAATGAAAGATGCAATGATGCAATTGAGAAGTTAGATTTACCAAATTGGGTGACCTTATATACAGAGTCTAAAGCATTAGTTCAAACTTATGCACAAGAAATGAACTTAAACATTCCTGAAAAGTTCACCAGTTTAGTACGCGATGAAACTTTATTAGCGTTAGAGTCTGCTACTGATAAAAATACACATCATCATTCCagttcaattaataataccaTTGCTTCGTTCAATAAAAGTCATGGTCCACTACATAATAATGAACATGgcaaaaattcaaataatcaaaaCCAAATACaagtaataaaattaagaaaCACAAGTGCTGGTTCAAATGGTGCCAATTCACcaactttaaataataagagAAGCAGCTTTTATGGAGGTACAAAAGCAATATTTTCGCCAACTAATTCTTCAATGCCTGGTACATTACCTGGCGTGAAGAGATCTTCATCTATACGAAAATTAAGCAGCAGGCTCTCATCAATGAAGATAGACAACACCTCTATAAATaccaacaacaacaattacAATAGTAACAGCAATTACAACAATAATCACTCCAACCATTCTCATAAACGCGGAGGTTCAGtttcatcatttaataataacaatacgCCAAATTACCTACACAATGCATCTCCAAGATTATCACAATCACATACTTTCTCAAATGATGGTAATTTTAAAGACAACtcaaatttaaacaataataacaataagaataataattctaGAGCACCTTCCACAGGTTCAAATTacagaaagaaaagaaatagTGTCATGTTCTCCTAGAACTAAAAACTTGATAGATTAAATCTTACACACATCTAGTTAGTTCTATACTCtaatatctaataatcATATAAGTTTAATCATTGTCTTTAAAACGAATTCATTTCAATTGTtatgtatatttaataatagcattcaattaaatacCGATTTTCAGTTTTTGAGGATTTATAGTAAACCCTTGATTACAAGAATGTaacaattacaattacaaatgccaataaatcaaaagttCAAGGTAATTTTTGACAGTCatgttttatttaaattactatcaaataaaaatgtcaaTAACATTTCAATGTAATTATAGATAAATATTACCAATCATATTATGATCTTGCCTCTTTATTAATACTACTAAAGTCTGTTCAATAGTAGAGCAGGGCAACGAGTAATATGCGACAAAGGAATTATTACGATGGACACCATATGTTTAATATGCAACAATAAAAAGGAAATGATGTACTGCTCACATTGTTTAAACACTTCACCTAACCTGTTTATGCCattaaagatgaaattgttgttattaaaagaagagaatGAACTCCTGAAACAGAGAGtggataatattttaaactaTGCAATAGATAGACATCAAG comes from the Tetrapisispora phaffii CBS 4417 chromosome 1, complete genome genome and includes:
- the SHE3 gene encoding She3p (similar to Saccharomyces cerevisiae SHE3 (YBR130C); ancestral locus Anc_3.393), which translates into the protein MDEKKQMSNNILNDHQNASASQLLPPNKLNEGHNVFMTNMNSKSIAGSPKRQSSNNNVVGISNVEVLNLNNGVGGVSNSTKVIESLHEQIDAMTSANVQLTLQSQSLLSKLEASQLKEIKLQEQITSLKNENENINQILNRKTRKLKDLETEFNSLFEAHKTLKSENTELNNNFGSISKNESILKQKFEMVENQYKTVCDSHEYYKEKYALEIKTLTTELEEAKKNQIEFYENYQYEHKNLLDSIFKFNNMIKNLNDSNNEFNNSLNERCNDAIEKLDLPNWVTLYTESKALVQTYAQEMNLNIPEKFTSLVRDETLLALESATDKNTHHHSSSINNTIASFNKSHGPLHNNEHGKNSNNQNQIQVIKLRNTSAGSNGANSPTLNNKRSSFYGGTKAIFSPTNSSMPGTLPGVKRSSSIRKLSSRLSSMKIDNTSINTNNNNYNSNSNYNNNHSNHSHKRGGSVSSFNNNNTPNYLHNASPRLSQSHTFSNDGNFKDNSNLNNNNNKNNNSRAPSTGSNYRKKRNSVMFS